Genomic DNA from Jejubacter calystegiae:
CTGTTGTTGATTCAGACCGGTAGCCTGTCACTGGATCCGATGAATCTGCTGGTGGGGCTGCTGTCGCTGCTTAAATCAGCCGGTACTCTGGTGTTCTGGATGATCCTGATCCGCGCCATTATGAGCTGGGTCAGTCAGGGGCGTAGCCCGTTCGATTTCGTGCTGATGCAGCTCACTGAGCCGCTGATGGCGCCGATTCGCCGTATCCTGCCGGCTATGGGCGGTATCGACTTTTCCGGGATGGGGGTGATTCTGGTGCTCTATCTGCTGAACTACCTTGGCATGGATCTGTTCCCGGGGCTGTGGTATTTGCTGTGAGTGCCGTCAGTCAAACGGCGGATGGGCTGGTGTTAAGACTCTACGTCCAGCCCAAATCCAGCCGCGATGCTATTATCGGTGAGCATGGCGACGAACTGAAAGTCGCCATCACCGCCCCGCCTGTAGACGGCCAGGCCAATGCCCATCTGGTCAAGTATCTGGCAAAACAGTTTCGGGTCGCTAAAAGCCAGGTGGTGATAGAAAAGGGCGAAACCGGTCGCCACAAACAGATAGTCATCCACCATCCGCAACAAATCCCGACTTCCGTCGCGGCACTTCTCGACCATACCCAAAATAATTCGAGTTGCAGGAAGGCGGCAAAGGAGTGAATCCCCGGGAGTTTACATCAGTAAATGACCGGGGGAGCGAGTGCAGCCAACGCGCCTGCAACTCGAAGAATGAAGGGTATAATCACAGGATTACGCTATGCAAAACGTAGTACTCGCTACCGGCAATGCCGGAAAAGTGCGTGAACTGGCCTCGCTACTGCAGGACTTTGGTCTGGCGGTGGTGGCCCAGACCGAACTCGGGGTCGATTCCGCAGAAGAGACCGGCCTGACCTTTATTGAAAACGCCATTCTTAAAGCCCGCCATGCGGCAAAGGTGACCGGTCTGCCTGCCATTGCCGACGATTCCGGCCTGGCGGTGGATGCCCTGGGCGGCGCGCCGGGTATCTATTCCGCCCGTTA
This window encodes:
- a CDS encoding YggT family protein codes for the protein MLTLTFIVKTLIDLYVMVLLLRIWMQWSRCDFYNPFSQFIVKVTQPIIGPLRRIIPAMGPIDSASLLLAFLLTTLKYPILLLIQTGSLSLDPMNLLVGLLSLLKSAGTLVFWMILIRAIMSWVSQGRSPFDFVLMQLTEPLMAPIRRILPAMGGIDFSGMGVILVLYLLNYLGMDLFPGLWYLL
- the yggU gene encoding DUF167 family protein YggU: MSAVSQTADGLVLRLYVQPKSSRDAIIGEHGDELKVAITAPPVDGQANAHLVKYLAKQFRVAKSQVVIEKGETGRHKQIVIHHPQQIPTSVAALLDHTQNNSSCRKAAKE